The genomic DNA GGAATCGTCGGGGCTTCGGCTGGAAGAGGTGGAGTACGGCGGGGCTCTATGACTCGCTCGGGTTGTTTGCAGATTACCGAGTGCGGTACCTGAGCCAGGCCTGAAAGTGCTCCCAGCCGATAGGTCGCATAACCCATGACGCGAAACGACCAGGAAAGCCCGGTGCCGGAAATCGGCACGCCGGGTTTGAGGTGGCGGGGGCTGGAAACGGCTTACGGCGAACCTACACGGGCACGAAGCTGGAAACGGTGGACACAGCCAAGGGGAGCCTACGGAGTTTTGCGCCAGTCCTCGACCCTACTCAAGACCGCCAAGGCGCTCAGGCTGGCGATCCCGCAGTCGCTGCTGGGGCGGGCGGATCAGGTGATCGAGTGACTGAACGAATTGGCTGGGCCGCCGCTACCGGCCCTCGCTCACCCGGAAGGTGAAGTCGCCTTCCGTGACGTGGGTGTCCACCGAGAGCACGCGCCACTTGACGCGGTAGGTGCCGGGCGCGAGCGGCTTGAGCGACACCTGGAGCAGGACCGGGCTCGCCGCGTCCACCCGGGCGGGGCCCCGGTCCACGCGGTCACCGGATTGGTTCACCACCTCGAGGGTGCTGAAGGCGGGCTCGAGCGCCTCGGTAAACCACACCCGCACCTGAGACGGCGCCGCCTTGACGGTGCTGCCCACGCGCGGGTCGGCCCGCTCGAGGAAGGCGTGCCCCCACGCCACGCCCGCCCCGAGCAGGAGCGCCGTCAGAGCGACAGCTGCGCCGAGCTCCCTCACGCTCACCATTTGAAGAGCGGCCGCCCGATCGTCGTGGGGAAGAGATCGTCGAGGAAGAAGTGGATCTGCCCGCGGATGCCCACGTTCTTGCCCGTGCGCTCGTTGATCGGCACGACAGCCTCCAGCCCGAGCTGAAAGTACTTGCCCGCCCAGATGATGCCGGGGTTGACCGTGCCCGTGGTCTTGCCGGCGAACCCGCGGTCGAGCGGGTTGTTGATGTCGATCTCGACCAGCGGGATCAGCCGGTTGATGACGGCCGGCAGCCCGATGTCCTTCACGAAGGACTGAAGATACGGCAGGCTGTACATGACGGCGAAGCCCCAGTGTAAGACGTTGGGGTTCTTCTCGATCTCGACCTCGAGATCGCCGTTGTCGTTGATCACGAAGGTCTTGTTGCCGCTGCGGGTCGGCAGGACGCCCTCGACGACGCCGGTGACCGCGAAGGGCCTGAGCCACCGGAGCGCCTCGGGCAGGTCGCCCATGCCCTTGCCGAAGAGGATGGCGGGCTTGAAGACGTCGAAGGATTCGGCGCCGGCCTTCCTCCTGCCCGTACCGCCCGCCTCCCAGCCGAAGGCTACCGAGAGGATCGCCTCGTGGACGGCGCTGGTGAAGAACTGGTACTTGAGCGACACCTCGAGGTTGCCGAAGCCGCTTTCGGTCCTGCGGTTATCCGCGGGGTCGAGGAGGTTCCATTCCCCCTCGAGCGTCAAGCCGAGGTTGGGGAAGATGCGCTTCGAGAACTCGCCCGAGATGTTGGTGAACTGGCTGGACGGTACGTCGCCCTCCCCGGGCTGCTTGAGGTGCAGGAAGGTCGGCAGCGAGAGCTCGTCGGCGACGAAGGGGTCCTCGATCGTGAGCGTGGACGGGAAGAAGCGCTTGCCGGCCAGGCCGTGCGCGGAAGCGAGCGCGGGCCAGGCGCAGAGGGCCAGCGCGGCGGCTAGCGCGGCCGCTAAGTACGGTGATGCCATGGGTTCCTCCAGTCGCTGAAAGGGAGACTCAGCCGCTGCGCCGAGTCGGGCGGCTGACGTCTGCCGGAGGATCCTTGGCGAAGCGGCGGGTTAGCTGGCGAGCGAGCGGAGGGAGGGAGGCGCTCGTCCGGAGCCGGGCTGTCTCCGGGCCAGGCGCGGCTTATCCTGCTGTCTGGGTGCCACCAGCTCGGCCTCGGCCGGCGAGGGGTCCAGGGCGGGGAGCGCTGCCACCTCGGTTGCGGCGAGGTGCAGCGCGGCGGCCGCCACCGGACAGCTCGGGTCGGGCGCGCCGGCGGGCGCCGGGTCTGGCTCGCCGTGTCCCCGGTCGTGTCCCTGATCGTGCGCGCCGTGCGCGTGGGTCTCCACGGGCGCGGGCAGGTGGTGGACCGAGTGGATCGCGCCCACGAAACCGTTGATCCCCAGCACGAGTGCCGTGGTCAGGAGCGCTACGACGCAGGGCCGGGGCGATCGGAGCAGGCCTGACATTGCCGGTACCATACACCTCTAACCCCCGGCGCCAAAACTTGTTCCGTGGAGCGCACGTTGACTCACCATGACGCCCTGTGGGATCATAAAGTCGCGTCATGAAAGTCCATTTCACCACTCTCGGCTGCCCCAAGAACCAGGTCGACTCCGAGCTGATGCTGGGTATGCTAGCCCGGTCCGGCCACGAGATCACGGATACCGCCGAGACGGCCGACTGCCTCGTCGTCAATACCTGCGCCTTCATCGACCGGGCGCGCGAGGAATCGATCCAGACGATTCTCGAGCTGGCGCGCGTGAAAGAGGCGGGCCGCGCGCGGGCGCTCATCGTGACCGGGTGTCTCACCCAGCGCTACGGCGGCGAGATCCTGAGCGAGATCCCCGAGGTCACGGCCATCCTCGGCACATCCGAGCTCGACCGGATCGTGGATCTCGTCAACCAGGCGGATGGCCGGCAGGACTGGGTCACGAGCGCGCCGCCGGGCTATCTCTACGACTCGAAGACTCCGCGGCTGCTGACGTCGAGGGTACCTTACGCGTACGTGAAGATCGCCGAAGGCTGCGACATGGGCTGCACCTTCTGCGCCATCCCCCAATTCCGGGGCGCGCACAGGAGCCGGAAGCTCCCGGACATCGTGGCCGAGGTCGAGGGGCTCTGCAGGCAGGGCATCCAGGAGGCCATCCTCGTTTCCCAGGACACGCTCGCCTATGGCAGGGAGCTGCCCGGAAACGGCGACATCGGCGATTTGCTCCTCGCGCTCTCTGAGACGCGCATGCCGTGGATCAGGCCCATGTACGTCCACCCAGCGCACGTAAACGATCGCCTGGTGGACAAGTGGCGGCGCGCGCGCGTCGTGCCGTATCTCGACATGCCGGTGCAGCACGGCGACGATGCGATCCTCCGGGCCATGCGCCGCGCCGTCACCGCGCGACGGATGAGAGAGATCGTGGCGCAGTTCCGCGAAGCCATCCCGGGCGTCACGATCCGCACGACGGTCCTCGTGGGCTTTCCCGGCGAGACGGACGCCGCTTTCGACAACCTCCTGTCTTTCGTCGAGGACACGGCCTTCGACCGCCTGGGCGTCTTCACCTACTCGGTCGAGGAGGGCACGCCTGCGGCAACCATGCCTGACCAGGTGCCCGCGGACGTGATGGCGGCGCGCGCGCACCAGGTCCAGGACCTTCAGGATAGCCTCGCCTGGGAGCGTCAGAAGGCGCTCTACGGCACGAAGCAGACCGTCCTGGTGGACGGCGCGAGCGCCGATCCCGCCTTCCCCTTCGAGGGGAGGACGGCGGGACAGGCGCCGGAAATCGACGGCGTCGTCTACCTCCGCGATCCCGAGCTCAGCCCCGGACGCTTCGCAGAGGTCCGCATCGTCGAAGTGGACGGCTACGAGCTCGTGGGGGAATAGCCGATCCGCATCGCGGACCGCCTGGCCTTCGTTATCGCCAGCGGCGCGGGCGCGGGCTACTTCCCCGTTGCGCCCGGCACCGCCGGCAGCCTGGTGGCGGCCGTCGGGCTCTGGCTCATCCCGTTCTCCCGCGTCGGCCTCTGGGCCGCGCTGGCGGCGGTCGTCGTCGTCGGGATCTGGGCCTCGCACCGCGTCGAGGCCGTGCTCGAGCGCAAGGATCCCGGCGTGATCGTCATCGACGAGGTGGCGGGTATGATGGTGGCGGTCCTGCTCCTGCCCCGCACCCTCGGTGTCCTCCTCTGCGCATTCCTCCTCTTCCGGCTCTTCGACATCTGGAAGCCCTTCCCGGCGCGCGAGGTCGAGGCCCTGCGCGGCGGCTTCGGCGTCGTGGCGGACGACCTGATCGCGGGCGTCTACGCCCTCGTGCTGATCATGGGCGCGCGGATGCTCTTCGGAGTGCCTCGGTGAGCCCGGCTCATGTGCTCACGGTGGCGGACGGCGCGGCCGACGACAGGGCGGCCCGTGACGTGGCGCGCGCGCTGGCCGCAGCGGGCACCCTGGTCGCGTCGCGCCAGGTGGTGGACCCGAGCGAGGCGGCGCTCGAGCCCGCGCTGCGCGGACCGCTCGAGGGCGGCGGGCTCACGGTCGTGCTCGCAGAGCCCGGTGGCTCGGCGGGTGAGTTGGTGCCCCGCGTGGTCGCGCGCCTCACTGGCGCGCGGCTCGTCCTCAACGAGCGGCGCCTGGCGCTGCTCGAGGCCTCGTTTGCCCAGCGCGGCCAGGCCATGCCGAGGCGGCTCGACAGGCTCGGACTCTTGCCCAAGGGCGCCCTACTTCTGCCGTCGGCGCCCGACGGCTGGGATGGCTGGTCGCTCGCGGGGAAGAACGGAGTCCTCGTCGTCCTGCCCCTGGGCTCTCCACACCTCGGGAGCATGGTGAGCGACTTTCTCAAGGCGCCGGCCGGACTCGAAGCGGCGGAGGCGCTCGTCCAGCGCGTGCTCCTGACGACCGGACTCGAAGCGGCGGATGCCGAGGCGCGCGTCGGTGCATGGCTCGGCAAGGAGGGCGACGTCACGGTCTCCTGCGTGCCCGTCGAGGGCGACGTCCATGTGCGCCTGCTCGGGCGCGGCGCCACTCGCGCGCTGGCCGAGTCCGCGCTGGCGCCGGTCGAGGCCGAGGTGCGCGCGGCGCTCGGCGCCGACTGCTACGGCCGGGACGACGACCTCCTCGAGGAGGTTGTCGGGCGGCTCCTCTTGGAGCGCGCGTGGACCGTGTCGGTCGCCGAGTCGTGCACGGGCGGCCTCCTCGGCCACCGGCTGACCAATATCGCGGGTTCGTCGCGTTACGTCGAGCGCGGGGTCATCGTTTACTCGAACCGCGCCAAGGAAGACCTCCTCGGCGTCCCCGAGCCGCTCCTGCGCGCCCACGGCGCCGTCAGCGCGCCCGTCGCCCAGGCGATGGCGGCGGGCGTCTGCCGCATCTCGGGCTCGCCCTGCGGCTTGGCCGTCACGGGCATCGCCGGCCCGGACGGCGGCAGCGCGGAGAAGCCGGTCGGCACGGTCTACATCGGCTGCGCGACGCCGGCCGGCGTTGAGACGCGCCGCTGTCGCTTCGCCGGCGACCGCGTGGCCATCAAGTGGCAGTCCTCCCAAGCGGCGCTCGACATGCTTCGCCGCCGGCTGGTGCCCTGATGCCGCGCGCCTTCGTCGCCGTCGTGCTGGACGAGCAGACGAGGCGGACCGTCGCTGCGCAGATCGACCGTCTGCGCCCGCTCTCCAAGACCGTCGCCTGGGTGCCGCCCCACAACCTCCACCTGACGCTCCGATTCCTCGGCGACCAGACAGAGGAGCAGCTGGCGGACGTGGTGCCGGCTCTCGAGGAGGCTGCCTCGGGCGTGCCGACCTTCACGCTGAGTCTCAAGGGGTTGGGCGCCTTCCCCGCCCTCGACCATCCGCGCACCCTCTGGGTCGGTGTCTCCGAGGGCGTGCAGGACGTGCAACGGCTGCAGGCCCGCGTGGCCGAGGCGCTCGAGAGGCGGGGCGTCCCGATCGAAGCGCGCGCCTGGCAGGCGCACGTCACCATCGGCCGCGTCACCGACGAGAAGCGCTGGCGGCGCGAGGGCATGCCGGAGCTCCGCTCGGCGGTGGTGCGCGGGGCCGCCACGCCCTTCGGCTCGATGCCCGTCGCCTCGATCGCGCTCATGCGGAGCGACCTCTACACTTCGGGGGCTCGCTACACGGGCATCGCCTCCGTGCCGCTGTCCTCCGAGTACGACGTCTGACTCCCCGCCGCGTATCGCTTTCGGGACATTGACACGCCGGAAGAGCGCGTCAGGATGGATGTGTCGGACGCGCTGATTGACTTTGGGGTCCACGGGCCCCTACAATGATGAAACTGCTCGTCGAATTGGGCGTTTACGCGCCTCGGAGGAGAACCCATGGCTGAAGTAGCGAAGAGCGATCGGCGGCAGGCCCTCGACCTGGCCATCGCGTCCATCGACCGTCAGTTCGGCAAGGGTGCCATCATGCGCCTGGGCCAGGGGGGCGTGTTCGACGAGATCTCGGTCATCCCGACCGGGGCGCTCTCCCTCGACGTCGCGCTCGGCATCGGCGGCATCCCGCGCGGTCGCGTCACCGAGATCTACGGGCCGGAGTCCTCCGGCAAGACGACGCTGGCGCTGCACATCATCGCGGAAGCCCAGCACATGGGCGGCACGGCCGCCTTCATCGACGCCGAGCACGCCCTCGACCCGAAGTACGCCAAGAACCTCGGCGTCAATACCGACGAGCTCCTGATCTCCCAGCCGGACACCGGGGAGCAGGCGCTCGAGATCGCCGAGACGCTCGTGCGCTCGAACGCCGTGGACGCGATCGTGATCGACTCGGTCGCGGCGCTCGTGCCGCGGGCCGAGCTCGACGGCGACATGGGCGACTCGCTGCCGGGCCTGCAGGCGCGGCTCATGTCCCAGGCGCTCCGCAAGCTCACGGCGGCCATCGCGCGCTCCGGCGGCGCCGTGATCTTCATCAACCAGATCCGCGAAAAAATAGGCGTCATGTTCGGCTGTTTCCACTACACGACGCGAGTCGTCCTGGCCGATGGAAGCACGGAGAAGATCGGCAAGCTGGTGAACCAGCGTCGAGCCGTGGAAGTCCTCTCGTACGATTCCGCCACGGGTCGGATCGAGCCGCGCCGCGTGGTGAACTGGTTCGACAACGGCCGTGTCGATCATTTCCTCCAGTTCGAGGTCGAAGGGGGACGGTCCGGTCGCCGCCATTTTGGAGCCACGGAGAGCCACGTCATCTTCACTCCTAACGGACCGACCGCGGCCGCCGATCTGGAGGTTGGTGATGAGGTGCTCGTCTCGGTACGAGACTACGACCTCACGGCCGGCCAGTGGCAGGTGATCCTCGGCGGCAGCTTCGGGGACGGTTCCCTCCGGAAGGTGGGCACGCACGCGGCGTCGTTCCGGGTAGGGCACAGCGAAGCGCAGAAGGACTATCTGCGCTGGAAACACTCGATGCTGGCGCCGTTCTCGAGTCCCATTCGCCGCACGGGCAATGGGTTCGGCTTTGACACGCTGGCAATTCCGGCGCTCGCCGATCTGCGGAGCCACTACTACGGCACCGGCCGCGAGCGTCTCGCTGCCCAGGCCGTTCTCGACCGGCTCGATACGCGGGGGCTGGCCGTTTGGTACGCCGATGACGGGTCATTCATGGGGTCCTATGCCCGCTGGGGCAAGGGCAAAGCCGTGCTCTACAACACGGCCCTCTCAGCGGAATCCCGCGCTCGTGTGGTGGGTCTCTTTGAGCGCCTCGGTATCGGGCACCCCCGCGATGACGGCCGGGGTTTCTGGCTCTCCTCGGAGCAGACCGCCACATTCCACCGGATGATCGCGCCGTATGTGCATCCCTCGATGGACTTCAAGCTCCATCCGAGCGAGCGAGGCCGGTTCGAGTGGCAGCCCGAGCTCGACGGATCCGTGGCGCCCCTGGCGAATCGTGCCCGCTTGCGCGCAGTGCCGGCCCGTATCCTGAAGCGGTACGTCAAGCCCGCAACCCGTTCGACCCACCGCTTCGATCTGGAAATTGAAGGGAATCACACCTACCTCGTGGACGGCGTGGTCGTGCACAACTCGCCCGAGACGACCACGGGAGGCCGGGCTCTCAAGTTCTACTCGTCCATCCGCCTCGACATCCGGCGGCAGGAGGCGATCAAGAACGGCACCGAGTCGATCGGCGTGCACACCAAGGTCAAGGTCGTGAAGAACAAGCTCGCGCCGCCGTTCCGCGAGGCGGAGTTCGACGTCATCTACGGCGAGGGCATCTCCAAGGAAGGTTCCGTCCTCGATGCCGCGGTCGAGCAGAACCTCGTCGAGAAGTCCGGCACCTGGCACACGTACGGGACAGAGCGGATCGGCCAGGGCCGCGAGAACGCCAAGAAGTACCTCAAGGACAACCCCAAGATTCTGGCGGACCTCGAGGTCAAGGTGCGCGCGGCGCTGGGCCTCAAGCCGGTCGGTGGCGGGCCGGCGCCGGTGCGCGCCGAGCCCCAGAAAGCGGCCAAGTAGGAGCGACCATGGACTTCCACCAGCTCCTGAGCGAGTGCGTGAAGCGCAGCGCCTCCGACCTGCACCTCAAGTCTGGCTCGCGCCCCATCGTGCGCGTGCACGGCCACCTCGAGACGCAGGACGACCTTCCGGCGGTGACGCGCGACTTCATGCGCAAGACGGCCATGACGCTGCTGGGCGAGATCCGCTACAACGCGCTGATGGAGGGCGAGGAGATGGACCTCGCCCACAGCGTCCCGAGCGTCGGGCGCTTCCGCATCAACGTCTTCCTCTGCCAGGGCGACGTGCGCGCCGTGCTCCGCCACATCCCCGAGCGCATCCCGCCCTTCGAGGAGCTGCACCTGCCCAAGGTGCTGGAGCGCCTCTGCCTGGAGCGCCGCGGCATGGTGCTGGTCACCGGCATCACCGGTTCCGGCAAGACCACGACGCTCGCGGCCATGCTCGACTTCATGAACCGGACGCGCAACGACCACATCGTCACCATCGAGGACCCGGTCGAGTTCGTCCACGAGGACAAGAAGTGCGTCATCAGCCAGCGCGAGATCGGGCAGGACTCGACGAGCTTCGCGCAGGCGCTGCGCGCCGCCCTCCGCCAGGACCCGGACATTATCCTCGTCGGCGAGATGCGCGACGCCGAGACGATGGAAGTGGCGCTGCACGCCGCGGAGACGGGCCACCTCGTGCTCTCGACCCTCCACACGCTGAACGCGACCGAGACGATCAACCGCATCATCTCGATCTTCCCGCCGCACCAGGAGGACCAGATCCGCGCCCAGCTCTCCGCCGTCATCCAGGGCGTCGTCTCCCAGCGCCTGGTGGTCCGCGCCGACGGCAAGGGGCGCGTGCCGGCGGTCGAGGTGATGATGATGACCGGTCTCATCCGCGAGTCCATCCGCGAGAGGCTCAAGACGCCGCAGATCCCCACCGTCATCGCGGCGGGCCAGGCGCAGTACGGCATGCAGACCTTCGACCAGTCCCTGCTCGGCCTCTACCGCCAGGAGCTCGTGACGTACGAGACGGCGCGGGACGCCGCGACCAACCCCGACGACTTCGATCTCAAGATCAAGGGCATCTTCTCCACCGGTGAGATGACCTGGGACGCGAGCAGCCCCGGCTTCGTGGGCGCCCCCAGCGTCGGCAGGCTGCCGGGCCCCGCCAAGCGGAACTAGCCGTGGCGTCGCGGGGCCGCCGCCCGGCGCGCGGGCCCCGGGAGCGGCGGGAGCTGGACGCGAAGGCCGCCAAGCTGGCGGCCTTCGACCTTCTCGCCCGCAAGTCCTGGAGCGCCCGCGAGCTGACGAGCCGGCTGAAGCGCCGCGGCGCGCCCGACGAGATCGCGCGTGCGGTGGTCGCCGAGCTCTGCTCCCGAGGCTACGTGGACGACGCCTCGTTCGCGCGCTTCTGGGCCGAGTCGCGCGCGCGCGGGCGGCGCGTCGGCAGCCGCCGTCTCCGCCAGGAGCTTCTCCAGAAGGGCATTCCGCGCGACGTGGCCGCCGCGGCGATCGCCGCCGCCTTCGAGGAGGCGCCCGAGGCTCTGCGGTGCCTCGAGGCGGGACGCCGCCGGCTGCCGGCCCTCCTGCGGGCCGGCCTCCCACGGGCGGCGCCGCGGCTGCGCGACTACCTCGTGCGCCGCGGATACCCCCTAGCGGTCGTCATGCGGACGGTCGCGGCGCTCACCGGGACGCGCCCCGACGGAGACGCACCGTCCGACTGACCCCCGGTATAATGACGCCATGGCCATGACCGGTAGCGAGCTCCGCCAGCGCTTCCTGGAGTACTTCAGCCGCCACGGGCACACCGTGGTGCGCTCGTCGCCCCTCGTGCCCGCCCACGACCCGACGCTCCTCTTCACCAACGCCGGGATGGTCCAGTTCAAGAGCGTGTTCCTGGGCGAGGAGCGGCGGGAGTACAAGCGCGCGGCCACCGTGCAGAAGTGCGTGCGGGCGGGCGGCAAACACAACGACCTGGAGAACGTGGGCCGCACGGCCCGGCACCACACCTTCTTCGAGATGCTGGGCAATTTCTCCTTCGGGGACTACTTCAAGGCCGAGGCCGTGGCCTTCTGCTGGGAGCTCCTGACCGGGGAGCTGGGGCTGCCGAAGGACCGGCTCAAGGCGACCGTCTTCACCGACGACGACGACGCGTTCGCGCTGTGGAAGAAAGTCGCCGGCTTGGGCGACGAGCGCATCCTGCGCCTGGGCGAGAAGGACAATTTCTGGGCCATGGGTGACACCGGCCCCTGCGGGCCGTGCTCCGAGGTGCACTTCCACCAGGGCGACCATTTCCCGTGCCCGGAGGAGCAGGCGGGCCGGACATGCCTGGGCCCGGCCTGCGACTGCGACCGCTGGCTCGAGATCTGGAACCTCGTCTTCATGCAGTTCAACCGGGACGCGTCGGGGAAAATGACGCCCCTGCCCAAGCCCTCGATCGACACGGGCATGGGCCTCGAGCGCCTCGCCGCCGTGATGCAGGGCACGCCGTCCAACTACGACACCGACCTCCTGCGCCCGCTGATCACCCGCGTCGAGCGCCTCGCGTCGAAGCGCTACGGCGCAGATGCCGAGCACGACGTCTCGATGCGGGTCATCGCCGACCACGCGCGCGCGGCCACCTTCCTCATCACCGACGGCGTGACGCCGTCGAACGAGTGGCGCGGCTACGTGCTGCGCCGGATCATGCGCCGGGCCATGCGCCACGGCCGCATGCTCGGGCTCGAGCGGCCCTTCCTCTGGGAGGTGACCTCGACCGTGGTGGAGATTCTGGGCGGAGCGTACCCGGAGATCATCGAGGCCCGCGGGCACGTCGCGGATGCCGTGAAGCAGGAGGAGGAGCGCTTCAGCGAGACGCTCGGCCTCGGCACGGCCAAGATCCACGAGTACCTCGAGGCTCATGCCCACGACCCGCGAAAAGTCGCCGACGGGAAGTTTCTCTTCACGCTCTACGACACCCATGGCTTCCCGACCGATCTCGCGCAGGAGGTCTTCCAGGACGCCGGCTGGTCCGTGCCGCCGGAGGCGATGCAGCAGTTCGAGACCGAGATGGAGGCCCAGCGCGAGCGCGCGCGGGCGGGCGCTTCTTTCGGCGCGGCGGCCGCCGACGGGGACGGCACGGTCGAGATCTATCGCCAGCTCTCGGCGCAGATCGGCAAGCCTGAGTTCCTCGGCTACTCCCAGCTGGCGACGCCCGCGCGGATCCTGGCCCTGGTCGGCGAGGGACGGCGGCTCACCGAGGCGGTGCAGGGCCAGGTCGTCGAGGTCATCCTCGACCGCACGCCCGCCTATGCCGAGTCCGGCGGCCAGATGGGCGATACCGGCGCCATCATGGGGCGCGAGGGGCAGGGGTCCATCGAGGACACGTACTACCGGAGCGGCCATCTGATCGTCCACCGCGTCCGCGTCAACCAGGGGAGGTTGAGGGAAAACGAAGAGGTGGCCGTGTCCGTCGAATCGGCCCGGCGCCAGGGTTTGAAACTCCACCACACGGGGACGCACCTGCTCCACGCGGCGCTCAGGAGGGTCCTCGGCACCCACGTGACGCAGGCGGGTTCGCTGGTCGCGCCCGACCACCTGCGCTTCGACTTCTCCCACGGCGGGCCGCTCAAGGACGGCGAGATCGAGAAGGTCGAGGATCTCGTCAACGAGCACGTCCAGGCCAACATCGTCGTCACGCCCGCCGAGATGGATCTCCAGGCCGCGCTCAAGAGCGGGGCCATGGCGCTGTTCGGCGAGAAGTACGGCGACCGCGTGCGCGTCATCCGCATCGGGGATTTCTCCACCGAGCTCTGCGGCGGCACGCACCTCGAGGCCACCGGCCAGATCGGCCTCTTCAAGGTCGTCTCCGAGGGCGCCGTCGCCTCTGGCGTCCGCCGCATCGAGGCGGTGACGGGCGAGGCCGCGCTGAGACATGTAGGCCGGCAGGAGGCGGCGCTGCGCGAGTCGGCAGGCCTCCTCAGGATCCCGCCGCTCGAGCTGCCGCGGCGCCTCCAGAAGCTCCTCGACGAGCAGAAGCAGCTCGAAAAGC from Candidatus Rokuibacteriota bacterium includes the following:
- the alaS gene encoding alanine--tRNA ligase — translated: MTGSELRQRFLEYFSRHGHTVVRSSPLVPAHDPTLLFTNAGMVQFKSVFLGEERREYKRAATVQKCVRAGGKHNDLENVGRTARHHTFFEMLGNFSFGDYFKAEAVAFCWELLTGELGLPKDRLKATVFTDDDDAFALWKKVAGLGDERILRLGEKDNFWAMGDTGPCGPCSEVHFHQGDHFPCPEEQAGRTCLGPACDCDRWLEIWNLVFMQFNRDASGKMTPLPKPSIDTGMGLERLAAVMQGTPSNYDTDLLRPLITRVERLASKRYGADAEHDVSMRVIADHARAATFLITDGVTPSNEWRGYVLRRIMRRAMRHGRMLGLERPFLWEVTSTVVEILGGAYPEIIEARGHVADAVKQEEERFSETLGLGTAKIHEYLEAHAHDPRKVADGKFLFTLYDTHGFPTDLAQEVFQDAGWSVPPEAMQQFETEMEAQRERARAGASFGAAAADGDGTVEIYRQLSAQIGKPEFLGYSQLATPARILALVGEGRRLTEAVQGQVVEVILDRTPAYAESGGQMGDTGAIMGREGQGSIEDTYYRSGHLIVHRVRVNQGRLRENEEVAVSVESARRQGLKLHHTGTHLLHAALRRVLGTHVTQAGSLVAPDHLRFDFSHGGPLKDGEIEKVEDLVNEHVQANIVVTPAEMDLQAALKSGAMALFGEKYGDRVRVIRIGDFSTELCGGTHLEATGQIGLFKVVSEGAVASGVRRIEAVTGEAALRHVGRQEAALRESAGLLRIPPLELPRRLQKLLDEQKQLEKQVQQLEARLAKNRAQELALAAKTVAGVTVLAARIDGLDAEGLRSVVDTLRERMGPGVICLGSLMDGKVALVASVSKDLTKRIQAGKLVQEVAPLVGGKGGGRPDLAQGGGTDASRLDEALALVPAFIERAYKV